One genomic window of Magnolia sinica isolate HGM2019 chromosome 3, MsV1, whole genome shotgun sequence includes the following:
- the LOC131238902 gene encoding uncharacterized protein LOC131238902, translating into MWTWEAFESHFNKKYLPQTYQHERKNEFLHLQQGGMTVAQYENRFTELSRYASEMIANEVIKMRRFTAGLRNSIRLKMCCASIRTYAKLIEMSIRAKQDEERVEINCDTLTVKIYEDDNTSLTFSVQESWDDCLSYAEFAYNNSFQASIGMVPYEALYGRPCRAPHCWEEISEKSLLGPDFVRITTKKIEIIRHRLLTAQSRQKSYADMRRMDLEFEAGDHVFLKISPMKGVVRFGKKGKLTPRFIGPFQILDRVGAVAYRLALPTPLAGVYNVFHVSMLKKYVPDPSHIIKWKHVELKKNATYILQPTKILDRKEQVLRNKVISLVKVLWTHNDEEEAT; encoded by the exons ATGTGGACGTGGGAGGCATTCGAGAGCCACTTCAATAAGAAGTACCTCCCTCAGACGTACCAGCATGAGAGGAAAAATGAATTCCTCCACCTCCAACAAGGGGGGATGACCGTAGCGCAATACGAGAACCGTTTTACAGAATTGTCACGCTATGCTTCCGAAATGATCGCCAACGAGGTGATTAAGATGAGGCGATTCACTGCAGGATTAAGGAACAGCATCcgcttgaagatgtgttgtgcaaGCATCCGGACCTATGCCAAGCTCATCGAGATGTCCATACGGGCGAAACAGGATGAGGAACGA GTAGAGATTAACTGTGACACTCTGACAGTGAAGATATACGAAGACGACAACACTTCCCTCACATTCTCAGTCCAG GAGAGTTGGGACGATTGCCTCTCAtatgccgagttcgcctacaacaatagcttccaggctagCATCGGTATGGTACCTTACGAGgctttgtatgggcgtccatgccgAGCCCCGCATTGTTGGGAGGAAATTAGCGAGAAGAGTTTGTTAGGGCCAGACTTTGTGCGGATTACGACCAAAAAGATTGAAATCATCCGACACCGCCTCTTGACGGCTCAAAGCAGGCAAAAGAGCTATGCCGACATGAGGAGGATGGACTTGgaatttgaagctggggaccacgtatttctcaaaatctccccaATGAAGGGTGTTGTACGCTTCGGCAAGAAAGGAAAGCTCACACCACGATTCATTGGGCCCTTCCAGATTTTGGACCGCGTAGGTGCAGTTGCCTATCGTTTGGCCTTACCTACACCGCTTGCCGGAGTGTACAACGTCTTccatgtatccatgttgaagaagtatgTCCCCGATCCTTCGCACATCATCAAGTGGAAGCACGTGGAGctcaagaaaaatgccacatataTTCTCCAGCCCACTAAaatactggataggaaggagcaggtcttaCGCAACAAAGTCATCTCAttggtcaaggtactatggacccataacgatgaagaagaggccacttaG